One window from the genome of Parasteatoda tepidariorum isolate YZ-2023 chromosome 8, CAS_Ptep_4.0, whole genome shotgun sequence encodes:
- the LOC107448282 gene encoding bromodomain-containing protein DDB_G0280777-like: MGKKSDLTEFQRGMIVGARCVGTSISKTAALVECSRAAVVNVYKEWTTKQKTGSQPLLAGKVSTDQGIQRTQNVATVQTSANGIQTADRRMSLEDFFLNRNSQQVGSPDQQGQQYDQPIAAAQQTNPNSVVFVRDANIPNAAGNIVSRLILARRMLRLTRLMRRLRIVPRIFGLGLRRPLRQATQAGGPLTLLTNRIGEAYNGDYDPRDFVFGNKGFNYNNTKDIFEKGQSDSQSYSKENNPNYQNGVGATSYNSPPQITYSNQPHLPLGYLPSGIKSESENLGKSSSDVNINEQNNFRNLQQYHQLLKNLQQLQELQKSFYSPNQNVKANTQLEKNPLEISSLHQNPRQPQYQSSQESLGDLYLDKPLSADELQQLQFLNEMLSRMTREQQIQLIHQIQQYRDQQIQELQEQKIKQQIQQLQEQQHQEDLKLKSVQHHSIPGFQQTNVGNSYEQPQLQSIQQIIGFNQQNNKPLQSQVSLTNPQQKFQDIQTTNHGYSNNRAPLGFNSLFDSQPQSLNSEEKQIPIVNHQQASIPQLQHAHQGISNEHLQNSIKSLIDFHQQVHAPQQNQFTLSNQNQNALHGLQHSNQQTSPNQQHQGIEQPQQHTLSNQQHENFQRLQNSIQQLLSNQQLPGIQGLQQSNQDQLYKELSDYNQQQQNIHKPNHENEFSIEKLGNEQQAKNLGSTSFVANPGTSLSTGGNVIGVGVNVGIKPAVDVAITKPTAQSIQPFPQLHNPIAVKPIAAPPVVEPLVPVGFLPKPILNLNGRLFLGAEVGKDVKVNAGIGR, encoded by the exons ccTTACTTGCTGGTAAAGTAAGCACCGACCAAGGAATTCAAAGGACGCAGAATgtg gcaACAGTTCAAACGTCAGCCAATGGAATACAGACCGCAGACCGGCGAATGAGTTTAGAAGACTTCTTCCTGAATCGAAACTCCCAGCAAGTGGGTTCTCCTGATCAGCAAGGTCAGCAGTATGATCAGCCTATTGCAGCAGCCCAACAGACAAATCCTAATTCCGTTGTCTTTGTAAGGGATGCCAATATTCCCAACGCTGCAGGGAATATCGTATCCAGACTGATATTAGCAAGAAGAATGCTTCGATTGACAAGGCTTATGAGAAGACTTAGAATTGTTCCAAGGATCTTTGGATTAGGACTGAGAAGACCTTTACGGCAG gcCACTCAGGCTGGTGGGCCGTTAACATTACTGACCAACCGGATTGGCGAAGCGTATAACGGAGATTATGATCCAAGAGATTTTGTGTTTGGAAATAAaggttttaattataacaatactaaagatatttttgaaaaaggtcAAAGTGATAGCCAATCTTATTCTAAAGAAAACAATCCGAATTACCAAAATGGTGTTGGTGCAACTTCATATAACTCACCACCACAAATAACTTATTCAAATCAACCCCACTTACCTCTAGGATATTTGCCAAGTGGAATTAAATCTGAGAGTGAAAATTTAGGCAAATCATCATCTGATGTAAATATAAACGAGcagaataattttagaaatttacagCAATATcaccaacttttaaaaaacttacaacAGCTCCAAGAGCTCCAGAAAAGTTTCTATTCGCCTAATCAAAATGTTAAGGCCAATactcaattagaaaaaaatcctCTAGAAATTTCATCTCTCCATCAGAATCCGAGACAGCCACAGTATCAAAGCAGCCAGGAAAGTTTGGGCGACCTTTATTTAGATAAACCACTATCGGCTGATGAACTACaacaattgcaatttttaaatgaaatgctttCTCGGATGACGCGTGAACAACAAATACAATTAATTCACCAAATTCAGCAGTATCGTGATCAGCAAATTCAGGAGTTACAAGAACAGAAAATTAAGCAACAAATTCAGCAATTACAAGAGCAACAGCACCAAGAGGACTTAAAACTTAAATCAGTGCAGCACCATTCCATTCCAGGATTTCAGCAAACAAACGTAGGTAATTCTTATGAGCAGCCCCAACTTCAAAGTATTCAGCAAATTATTGGTTTTAATCAGCAAAATAATAAGCCTTTGCAAAGTCAAGTTTCCTTAACAAACCCTCAACAAAAGTTCCAAGATATCCAAACGACAAACCACGGTTATTCAAATAACCGCGCGCCACTAGGTTTCAATTCATTATTTGATAGCCAGCCACAATCtttaaattctgaagaaaaacaaattcccATCGTAAACCATCAGCAAGCAAGTATTCCACAGCTTCAACATGCGCACCAAGGAATTTCTAATGAACATCTCCAGAACAGTATCAAGAGTTTGATAGACTTTCATCAACAAGTTCATGCCCCACAACAAAATCAATTTACTTTATCCAACCAAAATCAGAATGCATTGCACGGATTACAGCACTCTAATCAACAGACTTCGCCCAACCAGCAACATCAAGGAATAGAACAACCTCAACAGCATACTTTGTCCAATCAACAACATGAGAATTTTCAAAGATTACAAAATTCTATTCAACAACTTTTGTCTAATCAACAGCTTCCCGGAATTCAAGGACTGCAACAGTCTAATCAAGACCAGCTTTACAAGGAATTAAGTGATTATAATCAGCAACAACAAAACATTCATAAACCAAACCACGAAAATGAATTTAGTATAGAAAAGCTTGGCAATGAACAGCAAGCAAAAAACCTAGGATCAACTTCCTTTGTGGCTAATCCAGGAACTTCTTTATCGACTGGAGGGAATGTTATTGGAGTCGGTGTAAATGTGGGTATAAAACCAGCTGTAGATGTAGCTATTACAAAACCTACTGCTCAATCAATTCAACCTTTCCCTCAGTTACATAATCCCATTGCAGTTAAACCCATTGCCGCACCTCCAGTTGTTGAGCCCCTTGTACCAGTTGGCTTTCTGCCCAAGCCAATACTTAACCTTAACGGTAGATTATTTTTAGGAGCAGAAGTAGGGAAAGACGTTAAGGTTAATGCAGGAATTGGacgataa